A genome region from Gossypium hirsutum isolate 1008001.06 chromosome A04, Gossypium_hirsutum_v2.1, whole genome shotgun sequence includes the following:
- the LOC107919148 gene encoding uncharacterized mitochondrial protein AtMg00810-like, which yields MTNKFKLFMMKESDMIDLGIMRYFLVSEVIQSDAGKFIYQNKYAHEILARFKMTDCKSFSTPTEPSLKLHKDDEEREVDNIYFKEIVGSLVYLTSTSPDILYVVSLISRYKEKSTEMHLNAAKRVLRYVKGIVDYGVFYKKDIDVNFVGYTYSNYAGDIDDRKSTSGYVFMFNSSVISWLSKKQQIVTLSTTEVEFVAATSSASQTLWLRNMFKILKNEQKDPTIINCDNMSTIKLSRNPVMHINVHFHFFQAFMQGKEDRVVVL from the coding sequence ATGACTAATAAGTTTAAGCTATTTATGATGAAAGAGTCTGATATGATCGATCTAGGAATAATGCGATATTTTCTGGTATCAGAAGTCATTCAATCTGATGCTGgtaaatttatttatcaaaataaatatgctCATGAGATTCTTGCAAGGTTCAAAATGACAGATTGCAAGTCATTTTCTACACCAACTGAACCTAGTTTGAAGCTGCATAAAGATGATGAAGAAAGAGAAGTAGACAACATTTATTTTAAGGAAATAGTTGGCAGCCTCGTGTATTTGACATCTACCAGTCCTGACATCTTGTATGTTGTGAGTTTAATTAGTAGATATAAGGAAAAGTCGACTGAAATGCATCTTAATGCAGCTAAAAGAGTTTTGAGATATGTGAAAGGTATAGTTGATTATGGTGTGTTTTACAAAAAGGATATTGATGTTAATTTTGTTGGGTATACTTATAGTAATTATGCAGGGGACATTGATGATCGTAAAAGCACTTCCGGTTATGTGTTCATGTTTAATTCAAGTGTAATATCATGGTTGTCAAAGAAGCAGCAAATAGTTACACTTTCCACAACTGAGGTTGAATTTGTGGCAGCAACTTCAAGTGCAAGTCAAACATTGTGGCTTAGAAATATGTTCAAAATACTTAAAAATGAGCAAAAAGATCCAACAATCATAAACTGTGATAATATGTCAACTATCAAGCTGTCAAGAAATCCAGTGATGCATATTAatgttcattttcatttttttcaggCATTTATGCAGGGAAAAGAAGATAGAGTTGTAGTTCTGTAA